ATACAAAAATTATAAGTGGTCTGCTTCATGGCGGGCCATTTTTATTTTCGAGAAAGACCATTATCATGCTTACCACCGAACCACGGGACATTGGAAATCCGGAAATATTAATTTCATAAATTCCGTGTTTCCGTGGTAAAAGAAATCATTTTAATCCTGTCTATCCTTGGTAAAGACCCAGTTTACTGCCCTGACCCGGCCGCTTACGGCCGGGTTTTTTGTTGCCCGGGAATTTTGTCACCCCTAAGAACTAAAATACAGTCAATCAACGATCACCAGTATTTACAAATCAAGAGGAGGTATCTAAAATGTTCAGAAGAACCGCCGCCGTTATGTTCCTGATACTGGCCGTGGGGACCTGCGCTGTCCAGGCCAAGAACCGGAGCCCAGCCCAAAACTGTCACCCCTCAAATGTAAAATCAAAATAATTAAAAACCAGCCCCAAAGAGCGCGGGCAAAAAAACCAAACAACCAAAAGTAATGTGTATTTACAAAAGGAGAATGTGAACATGGAACAAACCAACACCAAAACCGCCAGCTTTACCGACCTGATCGTCTGGCAAAAAGCGGTGGAACTATTTGAACTGGCCGCCCAGGACACCGAAAGGTTCCCCCAGGGCAAGGCCTCATTCCTGATGGCCGGCCAGGTGGTCAAGTGCGCCGGCTCCATCGGAGCCAGCATCGCCGAGGGCTACGGCCGGGGAGGACAGAAGGAGTTCGGTTACCGCCTGACCGCGGCCAAGGGCTTTGCCTTTGCCACCCAGGACTGGTACCACAAGATATCCCGGATGGGTTATATGACACCGGAGGCGGCCGAACAGCGTCTCAAGCTTCTGGGCGAGATCTCCCGGATGCTGGGCGGCCTGATCGCCAGGGTCACCGGCAAAAAGAAGGACCAGAAAGAAACCCCGGAAACGGGATCAAACCAGTAATTTAACCCCCGCGCTCTTAGGGCGGTTATGACATATAAACAAATAAACCAGTATCAAACATACAGAAATGCAAGGAGTGAAATGAACGGAACAGAGAATAGTAACGGACTGGAAACTTCTCCCCGGAACCACGCCTGGGAGGAGGCCCGGCTCCTGGCCCGGAACATCGGCCTGCTGGTGGATAACAGCCGGCAGATAACCCAGGATCCCAGGCTTTCCGGCTGCTGCCTGAACACCGCCTACATCGGCCTGCCTCATTTAAAGACCAGGGCCATAGCCCTGGGCCGCCTGCTGGATCTCTGGAACCAGGAGAAATGGACCGAGACCTGCCCGGCCTGTGGCGAGACCGTTTACATCCTGGGGGCAGGAGGGGGCGCCTTAAGCGGCCGGAACGGCTGGTGGGGTGTTTGCGGCCATTGTCAGGGGGTTCTGTCGGGCAGCAAGGAAAAGTTCTATCAACTATACTCCGAGTTTACCGGAGGGCCTGCAGGCCCATCACATCCCGAGCAGATAGACCTCAGCGATCTGCTGACAGAACTGAGGGCGGCATAGCAGACTCCAGAAACTTCCAGGGAATAAACCGAACGCAGATTTCCGCAGATTGGAATTGATTGCACTGATAATTTTATTGAATTTATAGAATCTGCGTTTATCTACGTCCTAAATATCTTGCTACTTACCCCGGCCGGATCAAAATAAATTGATCCGGCCTTTTTTATTGACTTTTAACCGGTCAAAGGCTTATCATTATGTTTCACTTAAAAACTTGAACTAAATATTTCGGCAAACAATGGCCCAGCAAAAGACAGAAAGACTTCTGGAACTGGTGTCCCTGCTTTTAAAACACCGCCGCCCGGTTCCCAAGCCGGAGATCAGGCAACTGTTGCCCCACTATCAAAGGCTTTCCGGCCCCAGCTTTGACCGGACCTTTGAACGGGATAAAAGGGAGCTGCGCAGCCTGGGGGTGCCGCTT
The bacterium genome window above contains:
- a CDS encoding four helix bundle protein, encoding MEQTNTKTASFTDLIVWQKAVELFELAAQDTERFPQGKASFLMAGQVVKCAGSIGASIAEGYGRGGQKEFGYRLTAAKGFAFATQDWYHKISRMGYMTPEAAEQRLKLLGEISRMLGGLIARVTGKKKDQKETPETGSNQ